In Xyrauchen texanus isolate HMW12.3.18 chromosome 35, RBS_HiC_50CHRs, whole genome shotgun sequence, one DNA window encodes the following:
- the LOC127629302 gene encoding E3 SUMO-protein ligase ZBED1-like, whose protein sequence is MKDKGATSQNTSRQTTQTSITQTLYGASPYPPSSQRHKEITNAITYHLAKDMAPINTVQNEGFKAMIKTLDKRYSLPCRNYFSSVALPGLYTQCRITVEEELQNMQYFAATTDLWSSRTMEPYLSLTVHFITNDFNMRSRCLQTTFFPADHTGEELAQGLKDSLNSWSLEEDKMVCITTDSGANIVKAASLNKWTRLQCFGHRLHLAIENAMKDSRIDRAVGLCKKLVAYFSHSWKRRRELAIAQKELNLPEHQLKAECPTRWGSRQAMVQRVLEQQTAIGHVLSADRKARHLTPTWQDIEVLEVINKTLTPLADFTDALSGEQYVTISSVKPVLHLFETMMAVQEDDTGLARSIKSKILHYLKEKYSDPHTQELLDIATVLDPRFKLNYVSEDNKVSVKDRLKNEMTSIGMQSPPTTDPSAQPSLPPVEKKRKTLGCFLKAAKGNEAAAPSDASQENDVDMELGSYLLTRNIDSEDDPIIWWKEHKGQYPKLSVLARKYLCITATSSPSERVFSTGRNIVTCQRSSLKPHNVDRLVFLAKNL, encoded by the exons ATGAAAGACAAGGGAGCCACATCTCAAAATACCAGCCGCCAAACCACGCAAACTTCCATAACTCAGACGTTGTACGGAGCATCGCCATACCCTCCAAGTTCCCAGCGGCACAAAGAGATAACAAACGCCATCACTTATCATTTAGCTAAAGACATGGCTCCAATCAACACAGTTCAAAACGAGGGATTTAAGGCAATGATAAAGACTTTGGACAAGCGCTACTCGTTGCCCTGTCGCAACTATTTTTCATCCGTTGCACTTCCAGGTCTATACACCCAGTGTCGAATTACAGTCGAGGAAGAACTGCAAAATATGCAGTACTTCGCGGCAACAACAGACCTATGGTCAAGCCGAACCATGGAGCCGTATTTAAGCTTGACAGTGCATTTCATTACGAATGACTTCAACATGAGGAGCCGCTGTCTACAGACGACGTTCTTCCCTGCTGATCACACTGGCGAGGAACTGGCACAGGGACTAAAGGACAGTCTCAACTCCTGGAGTTTGGAAGAGGACAAAATGGTGTGCATCACCACAGACAGTGGAGCAAACATTGTAAAAGCAGCCTCCCTGAACAAGTGGACAAGGCTTCAATGTTTTGGCCATAGGCTACATCTGGCTATAG agaATGCAATGAAAGATTCCCGGATTGACCGTGCTGTGGGTCTTTGTAAAAAGCTTGTGGCCTACTTCAGCCATAGTTGGAAGCGGAGGAGGGAGCTTGCTATTGCCCAAAAGGAGCTCAACCTGCCTGAACACCAGCTTAAAGCGGAGTGCCCAACAAGATGGGGATCCCGACAAGCTATGGTCCAGAGGGTCCTTGAACAGCAAACTGCTATTGGACATGTTCTCTCTGCTGACCGGAAGGCTAGACACCTGACACCAACCTGGCAGGATATCGAAGTCCTTGAAGTGATCAACAAGACACTCACCCCACTGGCAGACTTTACTGATGCTCTGTCAGGAGAGCAGTATGTTACTATCTCCTCAGTCAAGCCGGTCCTCCACCTTTTTGAGACAATGATGGCAGTGCAGGAAGATGATACAGGTCTTGCACGATCAATTAAGTCGAAAATCCTGCATTACCTTAAAGAAAAGTATAGTGATCCACACACTCAGGAGCTGCTCGACATAGCCACAGTATTGGATCCACGTTTTAAACTGAACTATGTCAGCGAGGACAACAAAGTCAGtgtcaaggacagactgaagaaTGAGATGACTAGCATTGGTATG CAAAGTCCCCCCACAACTGACCCCAGCGCCCAGCCTTCGCTGCCCCCCGTAGAAAAGAAGAGAAAGACCTTAGGTTGTTTTTTAAAAGCAGCAAAGGGCAATGAGGCAGCAGCACCATCTGATGCTTCTCAAGAGAATGATGTTGACATGGAGCTAGGCTCATATCTGCTCACAAGAAACATTGACAGCGAAGATGACCCCATAATCTGGTGGAAAGAACACAAGGGACAATATCCAAAACTGTCTGTGCTGGCAAGGAAATACCTCTGTATCACTGCTACAAGTTCCCCATCAGAAAGGGTTTTCAGCACAGGGAGGAACATTGTAACATGCCAGCGTTCCTCCCTGAAACCTCACAATGTTGATAGGTTAGTGTTCTTGGCCAAGAACCTTTAA